Proteins from a single region of Bremerella sp. JC817:
- a CDS encoding glycosyltransferase family 4 protein has product MRVAHVITRMIIGGAQENTLYNCLDLIRDFGDDVLLITGPSEGPEGNLLEQAHAQGLPVQTLPNLRRNIHPWTDWKGYHEVKQAIRDFQPDVVHTHSAKAGMLGRRGAMALKVPAVIHTVHGAPFHPYQSSVARRFFIACERYASSQCHQLVSVADAMTDLLVEAKVAPREKFLTVYSGMEVEPFLESGMLREAARAELGIRPDDVVIGKIARLFHLKGHEYVIEAARDVVAQCPQAKFLFVGDGILRDKYEESIREAGLTDHFILVGLVPPKEIPKYISAMDVLVHSSLREGLARALPQALLSGKPAVSFDIDGAREVVSTMETGFLIPPDNVPQLKSALVQLCSDPELREKLGKEGQRRCSQVFPHQVMTRRLREIYTEVLLRNGHEIA; this is encoded by the coding sequence ATGCGTGTTGCTCATGTGATTACCCGAATGATTATCGGCGGCGCGCAAGAGAACACGCTCTATAACTGCCTCGATCTGATTCGCGACTTTGGCGACGACGTCTTGCTGATCACCGGCCCGAGCGAAGGCCCCGAAGGCAACCTCTTAGAGCAAGCGCATGCGCAAGGCTTGCCGGTGCAGACCTTGCCCAATCTTCGCCGCAACATCCATCCGTGGACCGACTGGAAAGGGTACCACGAGGTGAAGCAGGCGATCCGCGACTTTCAACCTGACGTCGTTCATACACATAGCGCCAAAGCGGGCATGCTGGGGAGAAGGGGGGCGATGGCCCTCAAGGTTCCCGCTGTGATCCATACCGTGCACGGGGCACCGTTTCATCCTTATCAGTCCAGCGTGGCTCGTCGCTTCTTCATCGCGTGTGAACGGTACGCCTCGAGCCAGTGCCATCAACTGGTCAGCGTGGCCGACGCGATGACCGACTTGCTGGTCGAAGCCAAGGTCGCCCCTCGCGAAAAGTTCCTGACCGTTTACAGCGGCATGGAGGTTGAACCCTTCCTGGAAAGTGGAATGCTCCGCGAGGCCGCTCGGGCTGAACTTGGCATTCGGCCCGATGACGTCGTGATCGGCAAAATCGCGCGGCTGTTTCATTTGAAAGGGCACGAGTACGTCATCGAAGCGGCCCGCGATGTGGTCGCCCAATGCCCTCAGGCGAAGTTCCTCTTCGTGGGAGATGGCATCCTGCGCGATAAGTACGAAGAGAGCATTCGCGAGGCAGGGCTGACTGATCACTTCATCCTGGTAGGCCTCGTTCCACCGAAAGAGATACCAAAGTACATCTCGGCGATGGATGTGCTCGTGCATTCCAGCCTTCGCGAAGGCCTGGCCCGGGCACTCCCTCAGGCATTGCTTTCGGGCAAGCCAGCGGTCAGTTTCGATATCGACGGAGCCCGCGAGGTGGTGTCCACTATGGAAACCGGTTTCTTGATTCCGCCGGACAATGTTCCTCAGTTGAAGTCGGCCCTGGTGCAGCTTTGCAGCGATCCCGAGCTGCGCGAGAAGCTGGGAAAAGAAGGGCAGCGGCGTTGTAGTCAGGTCTTTCCGCACCAGGTAATGACCCGTCGATTGCGTGAAATCTACACTGAAGTGCTTCTCAGAAATGGGCACGAAATCGCCTAA
- a CDS encoding serine/threonine-protein kinase — protein MSTAGRNYIGPYRLVRMLRTSQTCQVWEAIHDLDNRKVVIKTLRENYIKDKSEIAALRHEHTVAAKFDNPFVIHVYEFDSFRGLAYLVLEFCYSRNMKMAIRDGVEELAYWAPKIVEAGAKGLGYMHGHGWIHCDVKPDNFLLDNEGNVKLIDFSIAQKKKSGLSKLFGGGSKVNGSVQGTRSYMSPEQIRGVALDDRADVYCYGCTIFELISGKLPYTATSPDHLLDKHLRAAVPSLQAANNNVTPEFSGLVERMMAKDPKQRPDTMDDVIRLLKNTKIYRIPPRRPASLVDREEAAAASGDDSSSTSGGN, from the coding sequence GTGTCTACCGCAGGAAGAAACTATATCGGTCCATACCGCCTGGTTCGCATGCTACGCACGAGCCAGACTTGCCAGGTATGGGAAGCGATTCACGACCTTGATAATCGCAAGGTGGTGATCAAGACGCTTCGCGAAAACTACATCAAAGACAAAAGCGAAATTGCCGCGCTCCGGCACGAGCATACCGTCGCGGCGAAGTTCGACAATCCGTTCGTAATTCACGTTTACGAATTCGACAGCTTCCGCGGTCTCGCTTACCTGGTTCTCGAGTTCTGCTACTCGCGAAATATGAAGATGGCCATCCGCGATGGCGTCGAAGAACTCGCCTACTGGGCTCCCAAGATTGTCGAAGCAGGGGCCAAGGGTCTCGGCTATATGCACGGCCATGGCTGGATTCATTGCGACGTGAAGCCAGACAACTTCCTGCTGGACAACGAAGGCAACGTCAAGCTGATCGACTTCTCGATCGCCCAGAAAAAGAAGTCAGGTCTGTCGAAACTGTTTGGTGGCGGATCGAAGGTGAATGGCAGTGTCCAAGGAACGCGCAGCTACATGTCGCCGGAACAGATCCGCGGCGTGGCACTCGACGACCGAGCCGACGTTTATTGCTATGGCTGCACCATCTTCGAATTGATCAGCGGTAAGCTACCCTACACAGCCACCAGTCCCGATCACCTGTTGGACAAGCATTTGCGTGCGGCGGTTCCGTCGCTGCAGGCTGCCAACAACAATGTTACCCCAGAGTTCTCTGGCCTTGTCGAACGAATGATGGCCAAAGACCCCAAGCAGCGTCCAGACACGATGGACGATGTGATTCGTTTACTGAAGAACACCAAGATCTATCGCATTCCACCGCGCAGGCCGGCCTCGTTGGTC